The Porites lutea chromosome 11, jaPorLute2.1, whole genome shotgun sequence genome includes a region encoding these proteins:
- the LOC140952344 gene encoding serine/threonine-protein kinase Chk2-like: MAENQTSDTTSSSTGASSGSQSVPSSASMESGSTAPTLPTQDMLDGMSDEDEAKISIWGRLFPLGIGFEKVELEKDVNLFGRGTNNDFCYQPRYFKRNPNYQAISTKHFKLFREWNSERTSFNVFITDLSSNGTFVNGEKIGKNNTHPLKNNDEISLSLKKHKAYVFQNISQLEADEEFKSLPEELKEKYIMSKTIGRGACGEVRLAFSRGDCQKFAVKIISKKKFSVGPKQAAMRDEVEILKKLHHPCVIRIEDVFETPEVLYIILELVEGGELFDRIVSVTRFEEPTAKLLFYQMLVAVKYLHEQGITHRDLKPENVLLASEKNETVVKITDFGLSKVVGEQSLMKTLCGTPSYLAPEVLLTCGTGGYSKAVDLWSLGVILFICLAGYPPFSEEIKKYTLHDQIINGRYSFPAQYWKTVSSQAIDLVKKLLTVDPDTRITVEEALQHPWISDDEEVIEKANQLMSAANSSMPPPSAPVPRKRSLSDDENSLPGPRQKRASTDSVESGDTTKPMS, translated from the exons atggctgAAAACCAGACATCCGACACAACGTCCAGCAGCACTGGAGCTTCTTCAGGCTCTCAAAGCGTTCCATCTTCAGCGAGTATGGAGTCTGGTAGCACAGCTCCTACTCTTCCCACTCAGGACATGTTGGACGGAATGTCGGACGAGGACGAGGCGAAAATCTCAATTTGGGGAAGATTGTTTCCCCTGGGTATTGGCTTCGAGAAAGTCG AACTTGAAAAGGATGTGAACTTGTTTGGACGTGGCACAAACAATGACTTCTGTTATCAACCACggtattttaaaagaaatccaAACTACCAAGCAATCAGCACAAAGCATTTCAAGCTATTTAGG gaATGGAATTCAGAACGGACGTCATTCAATGTATTTATAACTGACCTTAG TTCCAATGGAACATTTGTAAATGGGGAAAAGATTG GTAAAAATAATACACATCCTCTAAAAAACAATGATGAGATATCattatctttaaaaaaacataagg ctTACGTATTTCAAAACATCAGCCAACTTGAAGCTGATGAAGAATTTAAGTCTCTCCCCGAG GAGTTAAAGGAGAAATATATAATGTCCAAAACCATCGGGCG TGGAGCTTGTGGTGAAGTCCGACTTGCGTTCAGCAGAGGGGATTGTCAAAAGTTTGCTGTGAAGATAATCAGCAAGAAGAAGTTCTCAGTTGGG CCCAAACAAGCAGCAATGAGGGATGAGGTTGAAATACTAAAGAAGCTTCAtcat CCATGTGTGATCAGAATTGAGGATGTTTTTGAAACACCTGAAGTCCTGTACATTATTCTTGAGCT TGTGGAAGGGGGAGAACTGTTTGACAGAATTGTCAGTGTTACAAGGTTTGAAGAACCCACTGCTAAGCTGTTATTTTATCAAATGCTTGTTGCTGTTAAG TATTTACATGAACAAGGGATAACCCACCGAGATTTGAAG CCAGAAAATGTTCTTTTGGCATCTGAGAAGAATGAGACTGTAGTGAAG ATAACTGATTTTGGACTGTCTAAAGTTGTTGGGGAACAGAGCCTTATGAAGACATTATGTGGAACACCCAGTTACTTGGCACCTGAGGTCCTATTAACATGTGGTACTGGGGGATACTCCAAAGCAGTGGATCTCTGGAGCTTGGGAGTAATACTGTTTATATG TCTGGCAGGCTACCCGCCATTTTCCGAAGAGATAAAGAAATATACATTACACGACCAAATTATCAATGGCCGATATTCTTTTCCAGCACAGTACTGGAAGACAGTCTCATCTCAAG CTATTGATCTGGTAAAAAAGCTGTTAACTGTGGATCCTGACACAAGAATCACAGTAGAGGAAGCGCTCCAACACCCATGGATATCG GATGACGAAGAGGTGATAGAGAAGGCCAATCAACTTATGTCAGCTGCAAATTCATCAATGCCTCCACCTTCAGCGCCG GTGCCCAGGAAGAGATCATTATCCGATGATGAGAACTCGCTTCCAGGGCCCAGACAAAAAAGGGCTTCCACTGACAGTGTGGAGAGTGGGGACACCACCAAACCCATGTCATGA
- the LOC140951584 gene encoding uncharacterized protein: MESFLNSDTEGNLQLNVPYDETLNSLVNYNSELIYGPTSSHAHPSQRTAPLDIRHKLPTKLSKNPSTYEKEIRQLVIDLYSDKKVSNQDLDQSTNMTSSASYFKVQEKGHSVVQESGDPVLQEQEARDHLLETTAHPVVQLHETPISQGPPSEGASFWGTQRVSAPQPLDIRSVTEPSQNLSESGSEGYFSQENSIASAEEGTIQSLQELQSYLAKYQTSKQELSSRNVSFSSDMTTPLFDDSGIHLEFTLPFDADIPEEGALHNNSDGQRETEACPRPSFFFTKDEESEPDISLLEMFQGSQRQGDGENGVNKNVAAREGQANDLVPSKEDIPRKRISCSSHVQNFPALQSPDNECENKPPWYGLEKKSELAVTEMGTRVQIPDTAPFVVPSSGDNRSVFSLENVQLPKSPNDRESGADLEATDGMLEMQKPFLRESCHDFELQRAGLEGKLESLQEEFANVLEERKRLQLRLQALEARLKEEVQKTRETKPTAVTLVDELRKNKAELENQLMKLQSAYEEKSDGLTVALERLKTAGGTIQSLKQKVLVLEEEICQREKTVTALQAEMDSLRKLLEQAKDQNEQFNNENKALNAEIASLVEGKEWLQKQLSVAGEARTKMQLEASELESTMAAKNQLIEQLRCDSARSAQQLSELQQSSLAEKSNILKHMEQVEDSVNQQNLAFKEMEIDKQRMERTLRERVESLTSENKRLLKLITSAGEIEKELDAAKKDVVLKEALLDAITKEKDEIREQLKLARDSTEEFKRNINELESKFNEIKQELKTAQKDISEKEKYIEKLNEEKRILKENLEVANQERAACDNAIQTLRLDLEKVDRRFKLMKRELTAKKCQLEETTRQKDSFMGELRALREGLENQVSLNGAIKEQLAQKEKLIEEFQEMKVALEKEIGSLNRQIESAQDELTRMDHERNEIQEKLQSAVRDIVKKEEKFQQSLMERARLEGELETTKNSNKEENEALKSQNATIREESKKEKMLLQAEVTKERDKVINLEQELKFLTDEIKRKEMLYNQELQTTEASLEEMKSRKEIAEQELKKLHELTEERIEELKNSYKSKLEGLKHELDSVHHEKVELEEVYKALCTKSSHELAMKDREIYQMEKELSLLKEMLKQRKAEAEKMQLCAIELEREKGRLAGVLASQKALREHVVKMESEMATKESARLEMTSEVERLKKEDEIQKKTAGERIGMLETALSNLREESKNLRDELRRERRENATLRGELEEKVNERLELIKKLGSAEKQVKQLQEKMERQIDEVKTYRTQLDVMKSGLTEQQTERENLQRKLEAVLEQEMVKDSQIQSLEWEVSRRTNEVEYLKEQFRMTEERQQLELENLKTALQVSRSETTSLRSDLSEARKTKCAYQTKTFELKDLLLTSRQVTESLKQELFVKRQELNSLLDDVLAARNLQQLQEEVTNRREAISAEYKETTDDTDAAGLDHASCLRPVAGLQECMSSLRSQISNLQKQMNDHTDSVLTATTSWRSFKENFHQLQASCSSQSIQLLTAEKDD; the protein is encoded by the exons ATGGAGTCATTCTTAAATTCAGATACTGAAGGGAATTTACAGTTGAATGTGCCTTATGATGAAACTTTAAACAGTTTGGTCAACTACAATTCAGAACTTATCTATGGTCCTACTTCTTCACATGCACACCCAAGTCAAAGAACTGCTCCATTGGACATCAGGCACAAGCTCCCAACTAAACTGTCTAAAAACCCAAGTACTTatgaaaaagagattcgtcaaTTGGTGATTGACTTATACTCAGACAAGAAAGTGTCCAATCAGGATCTTGACCAATCAACAAACATGACATCTTCAGCTAGTTATTTTAAGGTACAAGAAAAAGGACATTCTGTGGTACAAGAGTCTGGGGATCCTGTGCTGCAAGAGCAAGAGGCTAGAGATCATTTGTTGGAAACAACTGCCCATCCTGTGGTGCAATTGCATGAAACTCCTATATCACAAGGGCCACCATCTGAAGGTGCATCATTCTGGGGTACTCAGAGAGTGAGTGCCCCTCAGCCCCTTGATATCAGAAGTGTGACAGAGCCTTCCCAGAACCTCTCAGAATCTGGCTCAGAAGGGTATTTTTCCCAAGAAAATAGTATTGCATCAGCAGAAGAGGGTACAATACAGAGTTTACAAGAGCTACAAAGTTATTTGGCAAAATATCAGACCAGCAAGCAAG AATTGTCCTCCAGAAATGTCAGCTTCTCCTCAGACATGACGACTCCATTATTTGATGACTCTGGGATACATCTTGAGTTTACGCTGCCTTTTGACGCAGACATACCTGAGGAAGGGGCTTTGCATAACAATAGTGATGGACAGAGAGAGACAGAGGCCTGTCCACgaccttctttctttttcacaaaagaTGAAGAAAGTGAACCAGATATTTCACTGCTAGAAATGTTTCAAGGCTCTCAGAGACAAGGAGACGGAGAGAATGGTGTGAACAAAAATGTGGCGGCAAGGGAAGGTCAAGCAAACGATCTTGTTCCTTCCAAGGAGGACATCCCAAGAAAGCGGATATCTTGTTCTAGTCATGTTCAGAATTTCCCTGCTTTACAGAGCCCTGATAATGAATGCGAAAATAAGCCTCCCTGGTATGGTCTTGAGAAGAAGTCGGAACTTGCAGTCACAGAGATGGGAACAAGGGTACAGATTCCAGACACGGCTCCATTTGTTGTTCCAAGTTCTGGAGATAATAGAAGTGTCTTTTCGTTGGAAAACGTGCAACTTCCAAAGTCTCCAAATGATCGTGAAAGCGGGGCGGATCTTGAAGCCACAGACGGTATGTTAGAAATGCAGAAACCATTTTTGAGGGAAAGCTGTCATGATTTTGAACTTCAGCGCGCGGGTTTGGAAGGAAAATTGGAATCTCTACAAGAGGAATTTGCTAACGTTTTAGAAGAGAGGAAGAGGCTTCAGTTAAGACTCCAGGCACTGGAGGCCCGACTTAAAGAGGAGGTGCAGAAAACTCGAGAAACCAAACCAACGGCGGTAACGCTAGTTGACGAACTGCGAAAAAATAAGGCTGAACTGGAAAACCAGCTGATGAAATTACAGAGCGCTTACGAAGAAAAAAGCGATGGGCTTACTGTGGCACTTGAGCGCTTGAAGACAGCTGGTGGAACTATTCAGAGTCTGAAGCAAAAGGTGTTGGTATTAGAGGAAGAAATATGTCAACGAGAAAAAACAGTGACTGCGCTTCAAGCTGAGATGGATAGTCTTAGAAAATTGCTTGAGCAAGCTAAAGACCAGAACGAACAATTCAACAATGAGAATAAAGCTCTGAATGCAGAAATAGCGAGTCTGGTAGAGGGTAAAGAGTGGCTACAGAAGCAGCTTTCTGTCGCTGGAGAAGCGAGGACAAAGATGCAGCTTGAAGCTAGCGAACTTGAGTCCACAATGGCAGCGAAAAATCagctgattgagcaactgagaTGTGACAGTGCACGTTCGGCTCAGCAACTTTCAGAACTACAACAAAGCTCCCTCGCAGAGAAGTCGAATATTTTAAAGCACATGGAGCAGGTTGAAGATAGTGTCAACCAGCAAAATCTGGCTTTCAAAGAGATGGAAATTGATAAGCAAAGGATGGAAAGAACTTTAAGAGAGAGAGTCGAGTCACTTACAAGTGAAAACAAGAGGCTTCTTAAGCTTATTACTTCAGCTGGGGAAATTGAGAAAGAACTTGATGCGGCCAAAAAAGATGTGGTTTTGAAAGAGGCTTTGCTGGACGCTATTACGAAAGAAAAAGACGAAATCAGAGAGCAACTGAAACTAGCTCGTGATTCCACAGAGGAGTTTAAAAGGAATATTAACGAGTTGGAGTCAAAGTTCAACGAAATTAAACAAGAGCTCAAGACAGCGCAAAAAGACATAAGCGAAAAGGAGAAGTATATTGAGAAACTGAACGAAGAAAAGCGAATTTTGAAAGAGAATCTAGAAGTTGCAAACCAGGAACGTGCAGCGTGTGATAATGCCATTCAAACACTGAGGCTTGATCTTGAGAAAGTTGATCGTCGATTTAAGCTTATGAAGAGGGAACTGACCGCAAAGAAATGTCAACTTGAAGAGACAACTCGACAGAAGGATAGTTTTATGGGCGAACTGCGCGCTTTAAGAGAGGGTTTGGAGAATCAAGTTAGCTTAAACGGTGCCATAAAAGAACAGTTAGCACAGAAGGAGAAACTCATTGAAGAATTCCAAGAAATGAAAGTCGCTCTGGAAAAGGAGATTGGTAGTTTGAATCGGCAGATAGAGTCTGCACAAGACGAGCTCACAAGAATGGACCACGAGAGAAATGAGATCCAGGAAAAACTTCAGTCTGCAGTGAG GGATATTGTCAAGAAAGAGGAGAAGTTTCAACAGTCCCTAATGGAACGAGCAAGGCTGGAAGGCGAACTCGagacaacaaaaaattcaaacaaggaagaaaatgaaGCGTTAAAAAGTCAAAACGCAACGATTAGAGAAGAAAGTAAGAAGGAAAAGATGCTGCTACAGGCAGAAGTTACGAAGGAACGGGATAAAGTTATTAACTTGGAACAAGAACTTAAATTTCTAACCGATGAAATCAAGAGAAAGGAAATGCTGTATAATCAGGAACTACAGACTACGGAGGCGAGTTTGGAGGAAATGAAAAGTAGAAAGGAGATCGCGGAACAGGAATTGAAGAAACTTCATGAATTGACCGAGGAAAGAATAGAGGAATTGAAGAATAGCTACAAAAGCAAACTTGAAGGACTCAAACACGAACTTGATTCTGTGCACCATGAAAAG GTTGAATTAGAGGAAGTTTATAAAGCATTGTGTACAAAGTCCTCTCACGAACTTGCGATGAAAGACCGAGAAATTTACCAAATGGAAAAAGAACTCTCATTATTGAAGGAAATGCTGAAACAAAGGAAAGCGGAGGCCGAGAAGATGCAGCTTTGCGCAATTGAACTCGAGCGAGAAAAAGGTCGCTTGGCTGGAGTGTTAGCAAGTCAGAAAGCCTTACGAGAACATGTGGTAAAGATGGAAAGTGAGATGGCAACAAAGGAATCAGCTCGCCTTGAGATGACGAGCGAAGTGGAACGACTGAAGAAAGAAGATGAAATACAGAAAAAGACGGCAGGTGAACGAATTGGAATGCTGGAAACAGCGTTGAGTAATCTAAGGGAAGAAAGCAAAAATTTACGGGATGAACTTAGAAGAGAAAGGAGAGAAAATGCTACATTAAGAGGTGAATTGGAAGAGAAAGTTAATGAACGACTGGAGTTAATCAAAAAGTTAGGCAGCGCTGAAAAACAAGTAAAGCAACTGCAAGAAAAGATGGAAAGGCAAATTGATGAAGTGAAAACGTATCGTACGCAACTAGATGTCATGAAAAGTGGCCTTACAGAACAACAGACTGAACGAGAGAATTTGCAAAGAAAATTGGAGGCTGTATTAGAACAAGAAATGGTGAAGGACAGTCAAATTCAAAGCTTGGAGTGGGAGGTTAGTCGACGAACAAACGAGGTGGAGTACCTAAAGGAACAGTTTCGAATGACGGAAGAACGACAGCAGTTAGaattggaaaacttgaaaactgCTCTTCAGGTTTCCAGAAGTGAAACAACGTCCTTGCGTTCCGACTTGTCagaagcaagaaaaaccaaatgTGCTTACCAAACAAAAACGTTTGAATTGAAGGATTTACTTCTCACCTCCAGGCAAGTTACGGAGTCATTAAAACAAGAGTTATTTGTGAAGCGGCAGGAGTTGAATTCCTTGCTGGATGACGTGCTTGCTGCCAGGAATCTTCAGCAACTTCAGGAGGAAGTTACTAACAGAAGAGAAGCAATATCCGCCGAGTATAAAGAAACAACGGACGATACAGATGCTGCTGGACTAGACCATGCAAGTTGCTTAAG GCCTGTAGCCGGTCTTCAAGAGTGCATGTCTTCACTCAG GTCGCAAATCAGTAATCTACAGAAGCAAATGAATGATCACACTGACTCCGTGTTAACAGCTACGACATCCTGGAG atcttttaaagaaaattttcacCAACTGCAAGCAAGTTGTAGTTCACAAAGCATTCAGCTGTTAACAGCCGAGAAAGATGACTAA
- the LOC140952349 gene encoding ras-related protein Rab-24-like isoform X2, whose amino-acid sequence MQEKTYLKVVLLGKVNSGKTCLVTRYITRSFSEETPSTIGAAFCRKDLYIQGRNLSLAIWDTAGAERYQAMSAMYYRSARAAIICFDLTDSSSFDKAKYWVGQLKSAEPDCKIYLCGTKLDLIEEARQPREVQSKSITNYGREIGGDVFETSSKRGYNVGPKGDLQLERSTAKKSCC is encoded by the exons ATGCAAGAGAAAACTTACCTTAAAGTTGTCCTTCTAGGAAAAGTCAACAGTGGAAAGACTTGCCTTGTTACTCGATACATAACGCGATCTTTCAGTGAGGAAACTCCCAGC acaaTTGGAGCAGCTTTTTGTAGGAAAGATCTTTACATTCAAGGGAGAAACTTATCCCTTGCAATATgg GACACAGCTGGGGCAGAAAGATATCAAGCCATGAGTGCAATGTATTATCGCAGTGCAAGGGCTGCAATCATCTGCTTTG ATCTAACAGACAGTAGCAGTTTTGATAAAGCAAAGTATTGGGTTGGTCAACTAAAATCTGCTGAGCCC GATTGCAAGATTTATCTTTGTGGAACTAAACTAGATTTGATAGAAGAAGCCAGACAACCAAGAGAAGTTCAAAGCAAATCTATCACAAATTATGGCAGAG AAATTGGTGGAGATGTATTTGAAACATCCAGCAAAAGAGGCTACAATGTTG GACCAAAAGGAGATTTGCAGCTAGAGAGATCAACAGCTAAGAAGTCTTGCTGCTAA
- the LOC140952349 gene encoding ras-related protein Rab-24-like isoform X1, whose translation MQEKTYLKVVLLGKVNSGKTCLVTRYITRSFSEETPSTIGAAFCRKDLYIQGRNLSLAIWDTAGAERYQAMSAMYYRSARAAIICFDLTDSSSFDKAKYWVGQLKSAEPDCKIYLCGTKLDLIEEARQPREVQSKSITNYGREIGGDVFETSSKRGYNVDKVFEKIAEDFMKNNKMQASGPKGDLQLERSTAKKSCC comes from the exons ATGCAAGAGAAAACTTACCTTAAAGTTGTCCTTCTAGGAAAAGTCAACAGTGGAAAGACTTGCCTTGTTACTCGATACATAACGCGATCTTTCAGTGAGGAAACTCCCAGC acaaTTGGAGCAGCTTTTTGTAGGAAAGATCTTTACATTCAAGGGAGAAACTTATCCCTTGCAATATgg GACACAGCTGGGGCAGAAAGATATCAAGCCATGAGTGCAATGTATTATCGCAGTGCAAGGGCTGCAATCATCTGCTTTG ATCTAACAGACAGTAGCAGTTTTGATAAAGCAAAGTATTGGGTTGGTCAACTAAAATCTGCTGAGCCC GATTGCAAGATTTATCTTTGTGGAACTAAACTAGATTTGATAGAAGAAGCCAGACAACCAAGAGAAGTTCAAAGCAAATCTATCACAAATTATGGCAGAG AAATTGGTGGAGATGTATTTGAAACATCCAGCAAAAGAGGCTACAATGTTG ACAAAGTTTTTGAGAAAATAGCAGAAGattttatgaaaaataataaaatgcaaGCATCAG GACCAAAAGGAGATTTGCAGCTAGAGAGATCAACAGCTAAGAAGTCTTGCTGCTAA